One genomic region from Ptychodera flava strain L36383 chromosome 14, AS_Pfla_20210202, whole genome shotgun sequence encodes:
- the LOC139150623 gene encoding homeobox protein CDX-1-like: MDIILAEFLCQPLEFALFNRQSLELEIITATTNVPRFLARDLTVIDIDELSESPPPPSPDHPNDSSTASEEDGDHLIGDQTRLAWTPTTSTSGVNAVDESYALSPPPTPTLGENEVAATVQSSEVSSSTSTDRLDVSFIDPSDNMPTANSKYRRRRKYRCKSRVCLRPGQQPLLEEEFHYSMFPTVGRRQKLATRTGLSYETVNNWFIYRRALFRRQTRICSLCPSSRTRS, from the exons ATGGACATCATTCTCGCCGAATTCCTCTGTCAGCCTCTAGAATTCGCCCTGTTCAACCGCCAGTCTCTAGAGCTCGAAATCATAACGGCGACCACCAACGTTCCTCGGTTCCTAGCGAGAGATCTAACTGTCATCGATATTGACGAGTTGTCAGAGAGTCCACCGCCGCCGTCTCCTGATCATCCGAACGATTCTTCAACAGCGTCCGAGGAAGACGGCGACCATCTGATAGGTGACCAAACACGCTTAGCAT GGACACCGACTACATCGACAAGTGGTGTTAACGCCGTCGACGAAAGCTATGCTCTATCGCCACCTCCCACCCCAACGTTGGGCGAAAATGAAGTTGCCGCTACAGTCCAGAGTAGTGAAGTATCCAGTTCAACATCAACAGACAGGTTGGACGTATCCTTCATAGACCCTTCTGATAACATGCCAACAGCAAATTCTAAATACAGGAGAAGACGAAAGTACCGGTGTAAGTCCCGCGTGTGTTTACGACCCGGGCAACAACCACTGTTGGAAGAGGAGTTCCACTACTCAATGTTCCCAACCGTTGGCAGAAGACAGAAGTTGGCAACACGGACTGGACTCTCTTACGAGACTGTAAAT AACTGGTTTATATACCGCCGGGCTTTGTTCAGGAGGCAAACGAGGATATGCAGTTTGTGCCCGTCTTCAAGAACGAGAAGTTAG
- the LOC139149055 gene encoding sterile alpha motif domain-containing protein 15-like, with product MAQQMAEPNCLHWSCDDVADWIEQLGFPQYRECFTRNLINGRKLIIIDCSHLPLLGITDFEHMKLIARSVRELLGIEDPFWNRSISLPPREPMGMFLEAKSITGPKADSLTYAKFLKANYK from the exons atggcgcAGCAGATGGCCGAGCCGAACTGTCTGCACTGGAGTTGTGATGATGTTGCAGACTGGATCGAACAATTAGGTTTTCCTCAGTACAGA GAATGTTTCACAAGGAACTTGATCAATGGAAGAAAGTTAATCATCATCGACTGTTCACATTTACCTCTTTTAGGAATTACAGATTTTGAACATATGAAG CTTATTGCAAGAAGTGTGAGGGAATTACTGGGAATAGAAGATCCCTTCTGGAACAGAAGTATATCACTGCCTCCTAGGGAACCGATGGGAATGTTTTTAGAAGCAAAAAGCATAACAGGACCAAAAGCAGACTCATTAACATATGCAAAGTTTCTCAAAGCAAATTACAAGTGA